The following proteins are encoded in a genomic region of Syngnathoides biaculeatus isolate LvHL_M chromosome 15, ASM1980259v1, whole genome shotgun sequence:
- the wdr32 gene encoding DDB1- and CUL4-associated factor 10 yields the protein MSSEGADRPDSSSSSSSGGGGGGSDKEPDMDASDHDGDLPRSCPPSPTSEERGEPAAGARPAVGGSGCDAGRPKSLFSWLQNRSVRRGVFVDPVRDNFRIMTSLYSSMNPAADSVNLSTKTHGAVFNLEYSPDGSVLTVACEQTEVLLFDPVSSRHIKTLTEAHEDCVNNIRFLDNRLFATCSDDTTIALWDLRKLNSKVCSLHGHASWVKNIEYDTNTRLLVTSGFDGNVITWDTNRFTEDGCPHKKFFHTRYLMRMRLTPDCSKMLISTSSGYLLILHDLDLTQSLEVGSYRMLRARRTPLTSDGGALASRSAGPRHGNEPGKLHPHREGLSPRNSLEVLTPEIPGERDRGSCITSLQLHPKGWATLIRCSSNMDDREWTCVYEFQEGAPTRPPVSPRCSLRLTHYIEEANVGRGYIKELCFSPDGRLICSPYGYGVRLLAFDGSCGELADCVPVQTGCLREVRAIYSHSDVVLTTKFSPTHCQLASGCLSGRVALYQPKF from the exons ATGAGCTCGGAGGGTGCCGACAGGCCCgatagcagcagcagcagcagtagcggcggcggcggcggcggctccgaCAAAGAACCCGACATGGACGCCTCGGACCACGATGGCGACCTCCCCCGGAGCTGCCCTCCTTCCCCGACTTCCGAAGAACGCGGAGAGCCAGCCGCCGGGGCTCGGCCGGCTGTCGGCGGTTCGGGGTGCGACGCTGGCCGGCCGAAGAGTCTGTTCTCCTGGCTTCAGAACCGGTCCGTTCGGCGGGGGGTGTTCGTGGACCCGGTCCGGGACAACTTTCGGATCATGACGAGCTTGTACAGCTCCATGAACCCGGCGGCCGACTCGGTCAACCTGAGCACCAAGACCCACGGAGCCGTCTTCAACCTGGAGTACTCTCCGGACGG GTCTGTGTTGACGGTGGCCTGCGAGCAGACCGAGGTCCTCCTGTTCGACCCCGTCTCCTCCCGACACATCAAAACCTTGACGGAGGCCCACGAGGATTGTGTCAACAACATAAG GTTCCTGGACAACCGCCTTTTCGCCACGTGCTCGGACGACACCACCATCGCCCTGTGGGACCTGCGCAAGCTCAACTCCAAAGTGTGCTCGCTGCACGGCCACGCCAGCTGGGTGAAGAACATCGAATACGACACCAACACGCGCCTGCTCGTCACCTCCGGCTTCGACGGCAACGTCATCACGTGGGACACCAACAG ATTCACGGAGGACGGCTGCCCGCACAAGAAGTTCTTCCACACGCGCTACCTGATGAGGATGCGGCTGACGCCCGACTGCTCCAAGATGCTCATCTCCACGTCGTCGGGCTACCTGCTCATCCTGCACGACTTGGACCTCACGCAGTCGCTGGAGGTGGGCAGCTACCGCATGCTGCGAGCCAGGCGCACCCCGCTCACGTCAG ACGGCGGCGCGCTGGCGTCCCGCTCGGCCGGACCTCGCCACGGAAACGAGCCCGGCAAGCTGCACCCCCACAGAGAAG GCCTCTCGCCCAGGAACAGCCTGGAGGTTCTGACCCCGGAGATCCCGGGCGAGCGGGACCGAGGCAGCTGCATCACGTCGCTGCAGCTgcaccccaaaggctgggccaCGCTCATCCGCTGCTCCAGCAACATGGACGACCGCGAG TGGACCTGCGTGTACGAGTTCCAGGAGGGCGCCCCCACCCGTCCGCCGGTGTCCCCGCGCTGCTCCCTGCGCCTGACGCACTACATCGAGGAGGCCAACGTGGGGCGGGGCTACATCAAGGAGTTGTGCTTCAGCCCGGACGGCCGCCTCATCTGCTCGCCGTACGGCTACGGCGTTCGCCTGCTGGCCTTCGACGGCAGCTGCGGCGAGCTGGCCGACTGCGTGCCCGTGCAGACGGGCTGCCTGCGCGAGGTGCGCGCCATCTACTCGCACAGCGACGTGGTGCTCACCACCAAGTTCTCGCCCACCCACTGCCAGCTGGCCTCGGGCTGCCTCAGCGGCCGCGTGGCGCTCTACCAGCCCAAGTTCTAG
- the cpxm1a gene encoding probable carboxypeptidase X1, producing the protein MKKSASAFVVVLAATFWAAGDAGDDTETAAGTTATPGLTSTARWTTTLGAERKENDEKEKLALACPPLGLESLRVDDTQIQASSFQRFGLGPHRGRLNIQSGIEDGDLYDGAWCADYKDRHQWLEVDALHLTRFTGVILQGRNTIWRRDWVQSYKVQLSNDTISWKSSMNGTQEALFEGNGDGETPVLAVLPVPVVARYIRINPQSWYPDGDICLRAEILGCRLDEPEARPKDKLDFRHHNYQEMRKLMKSVAEECPDITHIYTIGKSHMGLKLYVMEISDNPGKHELGEPEFRYVANMHGNEVLGRELVLNLMQYLCHEYKRGNQRVVRLITETRIHLLPSMNPDGYEVAYSKGSELAGWGEGRYTFEGIDLNHNFPDLNTIMWDAQEVAEDPSKVPNHYIPIPEYYTKEDALVASETRAVISWMQDIPFVLGANLHGGELVVTYPFDGTEGWAPQAHTPTADNAFFRWLATVYASTNLAMANPERRPCHYEDFQVHNNIINGGAWHVVPGSMNDFSYLHTNCLEVTVELSCDKFPHATELPVEWENNKESLLLFMEQVHRGLKGVVRDKETKKGIQDAVIRVEDHEHDIRSAADGDYWRLLNPGDYKVAAWAEGYVPAVRHCRVGAEPRATVCDFTLTRTPAQRLKDIRAKGGKIPQDLQLRLRALRLRKLRASTKAINRRREGQRTQPRQNRKARSLPLAF; encoded by the exons ATGAAAAAGTCAGCGTCGGCCTTCGTCGTCGTCCTGGCCGCGACATTTTGGGCGGCGGGTGACGCCGGCGACGACACCGAGACCGCCGCCGGCACCACCGCGACCCCTGGGCTGACCTCCACGGCGAGGTGGACGACGACGCTCGGAGCGGAGAGGAAAGAAAACGACGAGAAGGAGAAGCTGGCGCTGG CTTGTCCTCCCCTGGGTCTGGAGTCCCTGAGGGTGGACGACACCCAAATCCAGGCGTCCTCCTTCCAGAGGTTTGGTCTGGGTCCTCACAGAGGCAGGCTGAACATCCAG tCGGGCATCGAGGACGGCGACCTGTACGACGGGGCCTGGTGCGCCGACTACAAGGACCGTCACCAGTGGCTGGAGGTGGACGCCCTGCACCTGACCCGCTTCACCGGAGTCATCCTGCAGGGCCGCAACACCATCTGGAG ACGAGACTGGGTCCAAAGCTACAAAGTGCAGCTGAGCAACGACACCATCAGTTGGAAGAGCAGCATGAACGGAACGCAAGAAGCT CTCTTCGAGGGCAACGGCGACGGCGAGACTCCGGTGCTGGCCGTGCTTCCGGTCCCCGTGGTCGCGCGTTACATCCGCATCAACCCCCAAAGTTGGTACCCCGATGGAGACATCTGCCTCCGAGCGGAGATACTCGGATGCCGCCTGGACG AACCAGAAGCCAGACCAAAGGATAAGTTGGATTTCAGGCACCACAACTACCAGGAGATGCGAAAG CTGATGAAGTCGGTGGCGGAGGAGTGTCCCGACATCACTCACATCTACACCATCGGGAAAAGCCACATGGGTCTCAAGCTCTACGTCATGGAGATCTCCGATAATCCGGGCAAGCACGAACTCG GCGAGCCAGAGTTCCGCTACGTGGCCAACATGCACGGAAACGAGGTCCTGGGTCGCGAGCTGGTTCTCAACCTGATGCAGTACCTGTGCCACGAGTACAAGAGGGGCAACCAGCGCGTGGTGCGCCTCATCACCGAAACTCGGATTCACCTTCTTCCCTCCATGAACCCGGACGGCTACGAAGTGGCTTACAGCAAA GGCTCCGAGCTGGCCGGCTGGGGCGAGGGACGGTACACCTTCGAAGGAATCGACCTGAATCACAATTTCCCAGATCTCAACACCATTATGTGGGACGCCCAAGAGGTGGCGGAGGACCCGTCCAAAGTGCCCAACCACTACATTCCGATTCCAGAATACTACACTAAAGAGGACGCCTTG GTGGCCTCGGAGACACGCGCCGTGATCAGCTGGATGCAGGACATCCCGTTCGTGCTGGGGGCCAACCTGCACGGGGGGGAGCTGGTGGTCACGTACCCGTTCGACGGCACCGAGGGCTGGGCCCCGCAGGCCCACACGCCCACCGCCGACAACGCCTTCTTCCGCTGGCTGGCCACCGTGTACGCCTCCACCAACCTGGCCATGGCCAATCCCGAGCGCCGCCCGTGCCACTACGAGGACTTCCAGGTGCACAACAACATCATCAACGGCGGAGCCTGGCACGTCGTGCCCGGAA GCATGAACGATTTCAGCTACCTGCACACCAACTGCTTGGAGGTGACGGTGGAGCTTTCCTGCGACAAGTTTCCTCACGCCACTGAACTTCCTGTCGAGTGGGAGAACAACAAGGAGTCGCTCCTCCTCTTCATGGAGCAG GTCCACCGAGGCCTGAAAGGGGTGGTCCGCGACAAGGAGACCAAGAAAGGAATCCAAGACGCCGTGATCAGGGTGGAGGACCACGAGCACGACATCCGATCGG CCGCCGACGGGGACTACTGGCGCCTGCTGAACCCGGGCGACTACAAGGTGGCGGCGTGGGCCGAGGGCTACGTCCCGGCCGTGCGCCACTGCCGCGTGGGCGCGGAGCCCCGCGCCACCGTCTGCGACTTCACGCTGACGCGGACGCCCGCCCAGCGGCTCAAGGACATCCGGGCCAAGGGCGGCAAGATCCCGCAGGACCTGCAGCTGCGCCTGCGGGCGCTGCGTCTGCGCAAGCTGCGCGCCAGCACCAAGGCCATCAACCGGCGGCGAGAGGGCCAGCGGACGCAGCCGCGGCAGAACCGGAAGGCCCGATCCTTGCCCTTGGCGTTCTGA